The Urbifossiella limnaea genome has a window encoding:
- a CDS encoding DUF1501 domain-containing protein, with amino-acid sequence MHTTRREFLWQSGGGLGGVALAAMLGRDQLLAQPAARRPDGGLHHAPKAKRVVQLFMAGGASHVDLFDYKPELIRRHGQPSDFGERVEAFQNGLGPWLKPLWDFKPYGQSGRMLSDTVAPLGAVADELAFVHNVVGKTGVHSQGTLLQTTGFNRPGFPGMGCWVSFGLGSANDNLPTFVVLPDHRGLASNGTKNWDSAFLPAQHQGTSIYPGSPTPIDDLFPDARARYLTPAADRAAGDVLAHLNRAHAAARPGDERLDARIRSYELAARMQLAAPEALDLTREPAGVLKLYGLDHGRTAFDRDINAVEETDYFARKCLVARRLLERGVRFVQVWSGNDNGFPRRNWDSHEDVLRDHGPLALGMARGAAALIADLKRTGLLDDTIVLWTTEFGRMPSSQGGKGRDHNPYCFTNWLCGGGIKGGATVGPSDEFGYKPAVRRSPTEVYDVHATVLHLLGIDHTKLTVRHNGIDRRLTDVHGHVIEGLLR; translated from the coding sequence ATGCACACCACCCGGCGCGAATTCCTGTGGCAGTCCGGCGGCGGACTCGGCGGCGTCGCCCTCGCCGCGATGCTCGGCCGCGACCAACTCCTCGCGCAACCCGCCGCTCGCCGCCCGGACGGCGGGCTGCACCACGCCCCGAAGGCGAAGCGCGTCGTCCAGCTGTTCATGGCCGGCGGCGCCAGCCACGTCGATCTCTTCGACTACAAGCCCGAGTTGATCCGCCGCCACGGCCAGCCGTCGGACTTCGGCGAGCGCGTCGAGGCGTTCCAGAACGGCCTCGGCCCGTGGCTCAAGCCGCTGTGGGACTTCAAGCCCTACGGCCAGTCCGGCCGCATGCTCTCCGACACCGTCGCGCCGCTCGGCGCCGTCGCGGACGAGCTGGCGTTCGTCCACAACGTCGTCGGCAAGACGGGCGTCCACAGCCAGGGGACGCTTCTTCAAACCACCGGTTTCAACCGCCCCGGCTTCCCCGGCATGGGCTGCTGGGTGAGTTTTGGCCTCGGCTCCGCGAACGACAACCTGCCGACGTTCGTGGTACTGCCCGACCACCGCGGCCTCGCCTCGAACGGCACCAAGAACTGGGACAGCGCCTTCCTCCCCGCCCAGCACCAGGGCACGTCCATCTACCCCGGCTCGCCGACGCCCATCGACGACCTCTTCCCCGACGCCCGCGCCCGCTACCTGACGCCGGCCGCAGACCGCGCCGCCGGCGACGTGCTGGCCCATCTCAACCGCGCCCACGCCGCCGCCCGCCCCGGCGACGAGCGGCTCGACGCCCGCATCCGCAGCTACGAACTGGCCGCCCGGATGCAGCTGGCCGCCCCCGAGGCGCTCGACCTGACGCGCGAACCCGCCGGCGTGCTGAAGCTGTACGGCCTCGACCACGGCCGCACCGCCTTCGACCGCGACATCAACGCCGTCGAGGAGACGGACTACTTCGCCCGCAAGTGCCTGGTCGCCCGCCGGCTGCTGGAGCGCGGCGTGCGGTTCGTGCAGGTGTGGAGCGGCAACGACAACGGCTTCCCGCGGCGGAACTGGGACAGCCACGAGGACGTGCTGCGCGACCACGGCCCGCTGGCCCTCGGCATGGCCCGCGGCGCCGCCGCCCTGATCGCCGACCTGAAGCGAACGGGCCTGCTCGACGACACGATCGTGCTGTGGACGACGGAGTTCGGCCGGATGCCGAGTTCGCAGGGCGGCAAGGGGCGCGACCACAACCCGTACTGCTTCACGAACTGGCTGTGCGGCGGCGGCATCAAGGGCGGCGCGACGGTCGGCCCGAGCGACGAGTTCGGCTACAAGCCGGCCGTCCGCCGCAGCCCGACGGAAGTGTACGACGTCCACGCCACGGTGCTACACCTGCTGGGCATAGACCACACGAAACTGACGGTCCGGCACAACGGCATCGACCGCCGCCTGACCGACGTCCACGGCCATGTCATCGAGGGGCTGCTGCGGTAG
- the grrA gene encoding GrrA/OscA1 family cyclophane-containing rSAM-modified RiPP, giving the protein MAPSDRRRFLKDMLGTLAGAAGTVVLASTATGQEAATPPAAPADDIQDRADRIAGAAGATEEEVSVQAFVNGAFRNAVGGGFRNGGFANGFGGGFRNGSFRNGVSGGFRNGAFRNW; this is encoded by the coding sequence ATGGCACCCTCCGACCGCCGCCGGTTCCTCAAGGACATGCTCGGCACGCTGGCCGGGGCCGCCGGCACCGTGGTCCTCGCCTCCACCGCGACCGGGCAGGAAGCCGCGACCCCGCCCGCGGCGCCGGCCGACGACATCCAGGACCGGGCCGACCGGATCGCCGGCGCGGCCGGGGCGACCGAGGAAGAAGTTTCGGTGCAGGCGTTCGTCAACGGCGCGTTCCGCAACGCCGTCGGCGGCGGGTTCCGCAACGGCGGGTTCGCGAACGGGTTCGGCGGCGGGTTCCGCAACGGCTCCTTCCGCAACGGGGTCAGCGGCGGGTTCCGCAACGGCGCCTTCCGCAACTGGTGA
- the grrM gene encoding cyclophane-forming radical SAM/SPASM peptide maturase GrrM/OscB encodes MSDTQPPAARGGAGPLELLVVQPTPFCNLDCSYCYLPDRADTRRMSLDTLDQAFRWVAASGLVREPFALLWHAGEPLVAPIAWYEAAADLLRRRGPDWEVTQAVQTNATLITAEWCDYFRRYGIDVGVSIDGPAFLHDRHRRTRRGGGTLDRVLAGVRLLREHEVPFKVITVLTAAALDYPDELFDFYRAHGVRSVGFNPEEVEGPNTTSSLQAEGTEPRFRRFLARFVDLARAADPPIEVREFELSAAAILHARRAGPPRRTQENRPFGVVNVDCAGNFSTFSPELLGLDSPRYGAFALGNVATDPLDAVLASPRFARMEAEVAAGVAMCRAECRYFPFCGGGPPGNKHFEAGTFAATETLFCRLHVKACLDVTADRMERHPPAERAAP; translated from the coding sequence ATGTCCGACACCCAACCGCCGGCCGCCCGCGGCGGCGCGGGGCCGCTCGAACTCCTCGTCGTCCAGCCCACCCCGTTCTGCAACCTCGACTGCTCGTACTGCTACCTGCCCGACCGCGCCGACACCCGGCGCATGTCGCTCGACACCCTGGACCAGGCGTTCCGCTGGGTCGCGGCCAGCGGGCTGGTCCGCGAGCCCTTCGCCCTCCTGTGGCACGCCGGCGAGCCGCTCGTCGCCCCGATCGCGTGGTACGAGGCGGCCGCCGACCTGCTCCGCCGCCGCGGCCCGGACTGGGAGGTGACGCAGGCGGTCCAGACGAACGCCACGCTGATCACCGCGGAGTGGTGCGACTACTTCCGCCGCTACGGGATCGACGTCGGCGTGAGCATCGACGGGCCGGCGTTCCTCCACGACCGCCACCGCCGCACCCGCCGGGGCGGCGGCACCCTCGACCGGGTGCTGGCCGGGGTCCGCCTGCTGCGGGAGCACGAGGTCCCGTTCAAGGTCATCACCGTGCTCACCGCCGCCGCGCTCGACTACCCGGACGAGCTGTTCGACTTCTACCGGGCGCACGGCGTGCGGTCGGTCGGGTTCAACCCGGAGGAGGTGGAGGGGCCGAACACCACGTCGTCGCTCCAGGCGGAGGGGACGGAGCCGCGGTTCCGGCGGTTCCTGGCCCGGTTCGTCGACCTGGCGCGGGCCGCCGATCCGCCGATCGAGGTCCGCGAGTTCGAGCTGTCGGCCGCCGCCATCCTCCACGCCCGCCGCGCCGGGCCGCCCCGCCGTACGCAGGAGAACCGGCCGTTCGGCGTCGTCAACGTGGACTGCGCCGGCAACTTCAGCACCTTCTCCCCGGAGCTGCTCGGGCTCGACAGCCCGCGTTACGGGGCGTTCGCCCTGGGGAACGTGGCGACCGACCCGCTCGACGCCGTGCTGGCGTCGCCGCGGTTCGCGCGGATGGAGGCGGAGGTCGCCGCCGGGGTGGCGATGTGCCGGGCGGAGTGCCGCTACTTCCCGTTCTGCGGGGGCGGGCCGCCGGGGAACAAGCACTTCGAGGCCGGCACCTTCGCCGCCACCGAGACGCTGTTCTGCCGGCTGCACGTGAAGGCCTGCCTGGACGTGACGGCGGACCGGATGGAACGCCACCCGCCGGCCGAGCGGGCGGCGCCATGA
- a CDS encoding DUF1559 family PulG-like putative transporter has translation MAEARSTAVRVADITDGASNTLAAGERPPSPDMWVGWWYAGYGVDFSGTADTVLGVRERASPDYPQMPDCGPGSTSFRPGALTSWCDVMHYWSTHPGGGNFLFADGAVRFLPYSAAEVMPALAAREAAGPPE, from the coding sequence GTGGCCGAGGCGCGGTCAACCGCGGTCCGCGTGGCCGACATCACCGACGGGGCCAGCAACACCCTCGCCGCCGGCGAGCGGCCGCCGAGCCCGGACATGTGGGTCGGGTGGTGGTACGCCGGCTACGGCGTGGACTTCAGCGGCACCGCCGACACGGTGCTCGGCGTGCGCGAGCGGGCCAGCCCCGACTACCCGCAGATGCCCGACTGCGGCCCGGGGTCCACGTCGTTCCGGCCTGGCGCCCTAACCTCGTGGTGCGACGTGATGCACTACTGGAGTACGCATCCGGGCGGCGGCAACTTCCTGTTCGCCGACGGGGCCGTGCGCTTCCTGCCGTACTCGGCGGCGGAGGTGATGCCGGCGCTCGCCGCCCGCGAGGCGGCGGGGCCGCCGGAGTAG
- a CDS encoding prenyltransferase/squalene oxidase repeat-containing protein, whose translation MRRLYLLPAAVALLLTYTPTAPVAAQPPAEAPRAAPVKDRVKMDDATKKAVAKSLRWLKDQQAADGSWGNTAITSFALLSFMANGHLPNQGEYGPEVARGVRYLLACTRDDGYVVGPRGGNMYCHGMAALALSQVYGMTGDEDVRKTLKKAIDLIVRTQNHEGGWRYDPAPTGADISVTIMQVMALRGAKDGGIHVPDRTIAEAVRYINRCYDRRTGGYRYQPFSSGPGYARTAAGVCVLQLSGDFDADEIKKAVEYMERTGEDRQHYWYGEYYAAHALNQIGGEQWEAYYNRMRTQLLGSQRPSGEWYDSRREAAYGPVYQTAIAVLVLSVPTHYLPIYQK comes from the coding sequence ATGCGCCGCCTCTACCTCCTTCCGGCCGCCGTCGCCCTGCTGCTGACGTACACCCCCACGGCTCCCGTCGCCGCCCAGCCGCCGGCCGAGGCGCCCCGCGCCGCCCCGGTCAAGGACCGGGTCAAGATGGACGACGCCACCAAGAAGGCCGTCGCCAAGTCGCTCCGCTGGCTGAAGGACCAGCAGGCCGCCGACGGCTCGTGGGGCAACACCGCCATCACCAGCTTCGCCCTGCTGTCGTTCATGGCCAACGGCCACCTGCCGAACCAGGGCGAGTACGGCCCCGAGGTCGCCCGCGGCGTGCGCTACCTCCTCGCCTGCACCCGCGACGACGGCTACGTCGTCGGCCCCCGCGGCGGCAACATGTACTGCCACGGCATGGCCGCGCTCGCGCTGTCGCAGGTGTACGGCATGACCGGCGACGAGGACGTCCGCAAGACGCTGAAGAAGGCCATCGACCTGATCGTGCGGACGCAGAACCACGAGGGCGGGTGGCGGTACGACCCGGCCCCGACCGGCGCCGACATCTCGGTGACGATCATGCAGGTGATGGCCCTCCGCGGGGCGAAGGACGGCGGCATCCACGTCCCGGACCGCACCATCGCCGAGGCGGTGCGGTACATCAACCGCTGCTACGACCGCCGCACCGGCGGCTACCGCTACCAGCCGTTCAGCAGCGGCCCCGGCTACGCCCGCACGGCGGCCGGCGTGTGCGTGCTGCAACTCAGCGGCGACTTCGACGCCGACGAGATCAAGAAGGCGGTGGAGTACATGGAGCGGACGGGCGAGGACCGGCAGCACTACTGGTACGGCGAGTACTACGCGGCGCACGCCCTGAACCAGATCGGCGGCGAGCAGTGGGAGGCGTACTACAACCGGATGCGGACGCAGCTGCTCGGGAGCCAGCGGCCGAGCGGCGAGTGGTACGACAGCCGCCGCGAGGCGGCGTACGGCCCGGTGTACCAGACGGCCATCGCCGTGCTCGTCCTCAGCGTGCCGACGCACTACCTGCCGATCTACCAGAAGTGA
- a CDS encoding virulence factor — MAATTTQEPRTGTIRPGLPASFKREGTVYAIAFAMDVELLRTHYGDPYNNAYLEIRRVLERHGFQWQQGSVYFGSPTVTAATVMVAVIDLTTTLPWLASAVRDIRMLRIEELNDLMPVVQRVAGLTDE, encoded by the coding sequence ATGGCCGCGACGACGACGCAGGAACCCCGGACGGGGACGATTCGGCCTGGCCTGCCAGCCTCGTTCAAGCGGGAGGGGACGGTGTACGCCATCGCCTTCGCCATGGACGTGGAGTTGCTGCGGACGCATTACGGCGACCCCTACAACAACGCGTACCTGGAAATCCGCCGCGTGCTGGAGCGGCACGGATTCCAGTGGCAGCAGGGGAGCGTGTACTTCGGCTCGCCGACGGTCACGGCGGCGACCGTGATGGTCGCGGTGATCGACTTGACGACCACGCTGCCTTGGTTGGCGTCGGCGGTGCGCGACATCCGGATGCTGCGGATCGAGGAGCTGAACGACCTGATGCCGGTCGTTCAGCGCGTCGCCGGGCTAACTGACGAGTGA
- a CDS encoding CocE/NonD family hydrolase, whose product MPRRCLLGFALLVGLSAAAYAQTAFTTPADDLDYVRSNYTKFEYRVPVRDGAKLFTVAYVPKDTSKTYPVLFTRTPYGVGPYGPDQMPTRLSPSPHFWRAGYIFVHQDVRGRMKSEGTFVHGTPHKAKKPTPADVDESTDAYDTIEWLTKNLPGHNGNVGMAGISYPGFYAACGMIDAHPALKAVSPQAPVLDFFDGDDCRHNGAFVLAHNFRFFGMFPKLNPKMYGLRDTRDPDYGTPDGYKYFLDMGPLRNLDKVLPTIDPFWQDQKAHGDYDDYCAARNLRPHIKDIKPAVMTVGGWYDAEDIAGTFNCYNRVAATSPKSPQNVLVVGPWTHGGWASNDGDALGAVKFRAKTSAWYREKVELPFFEQHLRGGPAADLPKAALAFETGTNRWRRWDTWPPADATKVTFSFAPNGALTTARPTGEGGFDEYVSDPRRPVPYTEKTSPRMENDYFTADQRFASRRPDVLVYQTPVLPADVCVAGPIEVELHVSTTGTDSDFVIKVIDVYPDDFPDPDPNPTGVKMGGYQQLVRGEPFRGKYRNSLSKPEPFEPGKPAVIRFSMPDVGHCFRSGHRIMVQVQSSWFPLFDRNPQTFCDIYSCGEDAFKPATQRVYRSAAMPSGVTLRVVKP is encoded by the coding sequence ATGCCGCGCCGCTGCCTGCTCGGATTCGCCCTTCTCGTCGGCCTGTCGGCCGCCGCCTACGCCCAGACCGCCTTCACCACCCCGGCGGACGACCTCGACTACGTCCGCTCGAACTACACGAAATTCGAGTACCGCGTCCCGGTCCGCGACGGGGCCAAGCTCTTCACCGTCGCCTACGTCCCGAAGGACACGTCGAAGACGTACCCCGTCCTGTTCACGCGGACGCCCTACGGCGTCGGCCCGTACGGCCCCGACCAGATGCCGACGCGGCTCTCCCCGTCGCCGCACTTCTGGCGGGCCGGGTACATCTTCGTCCACCAGGACGTGCGCGGGCGGATGAAGTCCGAGGGGACGTTCGTCCACGGCACGCCGCACAAGGCGAAGAAGCCGACGCCCGCCGACGTGGACGAGAGCACCGACGCCTACGACACCATCGAGTGGCTCACCAAGAACCTGCCGGGCCACAACGGCAACGTCGGCATGGCCGGCATCTCGTACCCCGGCTTCTACGCGGCCTGCGGCATGATCGACGCCCACCCGGCGCTCAAGGCCGTGAGCCCGCAGGCGCCCGTCCTCGACTTCTTCGACGGCGACGACTGCCGGCACAACGGGGCGTTCGTGCTCGCGCACAACTTCCGCTTCTTCGGCATGTTCCCCAAGCTGAACCCCAAGATGTACGGCCTCAGGGACACCCGCGACCCCGACTACGGCACGCCCGACGGGTACAAGTACTTCCTCGACATGGGGCCGCTGCGGAACCTCGACAAGGTGCTGCCGACGATCGACCCGTTCTGGCAGGACCAGAAGGCGCACGGCGACTACGACGACTACTGCGCCGCCCGCAACCTCCGCCCGCACATCAAGGACATCAAACCGGCGGTGATGACCGTCGGCGGGTGGTACGACGCCGAGGACATCGCCGGCACGTTCAACTGCTACAACCGCGTGGCGGCGACCAGCCCGAAGTCCCCGCAGAACGTGCTCGTGGTCGGCCCGTGGACGCACGGCGGCTGGGCGTCCAACGACGGCGACGCGCTCGGGGCGGTGAAGTTCCGCGCTAAGACCTCGGCGTGGTACCGCGAGAAGGTGGAGCTGCCGTTCTTCGAGCAGCACCTCCGCGGCGGCCCGGCGGCCGACCTGCCGAAGGCGGCGCTGGCGTTCGAGACCGGTACCAACCGCTGGCGCCGCTGGGACACCTGGCCCCCGGCCGACGCCACGAAGGTGACGTTCTCATTCGCCCCGAACGGCGCCCTGACGACGGCCCGGCCGACGGGGGAGGGCGGGTTCGACGAGTACGTGAGCGACCCGCGGCGGCCGGTGCCGTACACGGAGAAGACGTCGCCGCGCATGGAGAACGACTACTTCACCGCCGACCAGCGGTTCGCGTCCCGCCGGCCGGACGTGCTCGTCTATCAGACGCCGGTGCTCCCCGCGGACGTGTGCGTGGCCGGCCCGATCGAGGTGGAGCTCCACGTCAGCACCACGGGCACCGACTCCGACTTCGTCATCAAGGTGATCGACGTGTACCCGGACGATTTTCCGGACCCCGACCCGAACCCGACGGGCGTAAAGATGGGCGGCTACCAGCAGCTGGTGCGCGGCGAGCCGTTCCGCGGGAAGTACCGCAACAGCCTGTCGAAGCCGGAGCCGTTCGAGCCGGGGAAGCCGGCGGTGATTCGGTTCTCGATGCCGGACGTGGGGCACTGCTTCCGCAGCGGGCACCGCATCATGGTACAGGTGCAGAGCAGCTGGTTCCCGCTGTTCGACCGCAACCCGCAGACGTTCTGCGACATCTACAGCTGCGGCGAGGACGCCTTCAAGCCGGCGACGCAGCGGGTGTACCGCTCGGCGGCGATGCCGAGCGGCGTGACGCTGCGGGTTGTGAAGCCGTGA
- a CDS encoding shikimate kinase, with protein sequence MSATLILLVGPRGSGKSTVGPELARRLGWAFADADELVESTAGMSIAAIFAAEGEAGFRDREAAALESLCALPNRVVATGGGAVLRESNRALLKRSGFVVWLTVTPEVAFERMTADPTTAARRPNLTAAGGLGELRELIASREPLYRAVADFTCDTGGASPDAAAAAILTAWTNFRSTSGPAPRSSSG encoded by the coding sequence ATGTCCGCCACCTTGATCCTGCTCGTCGGCCCGCGCGGCTCCGGCAAGTCCACCGTCGGCCCCGAACTGGCCCGGCGCCTCGGCTGGGCCTTCGCCGACGCCGACGAGTTGGTCGAGAGCACCGCCGGCATGTCGATCGCGGCCATCTTCGCCGCCGAGGGCGAGGCCGGGTTCCGCGACCGCGAGGCGGCGGCGCTCGAGTCGCTGTGTGCGCTGCCGAACCGCGTCGTCGCCACCGGCGGCGGGGCGGTGCTGCGCGAGTCCAACCGCGCGCTGTTGAAGCGGTCCGGGTTCGTGGTGTGGCTGACCGTGACGCCGGAGGTGGCGTTCGAGCGGATGACGGCCGACCCCACGACCGCAGCCCGGCGCCCGAACCTGACGGCGGCCGGCGGGCTCGGTGAACTGCGGGAGCTCATCGCGTCCCGCGAGCCGCTTTACCGGGCGGTGGCCGATTTCACCTGCGACACGGGCGGCGCGTCGCCGGACGCCGCCGCCGCCGCTATCCTCACGGCATGGACCAACTTCCGCTCTACGTCTGGTCCGGCGCCGCGCTCGTCCTCGGGCTGA
- a CDS encoding prepilin peptidase, with the protein MDQLPLYVWSGAALVLGLMVGSFLNVLVARLPFEKSIIWPGSRCFSCYRPVRIFDNLPIIGYLVLRGRCRFCGATFSSRYLWVEVGTGLAFLALFLAEVVFNWFNFPGFGFDPLRATMPAWPAVALFCYHATLLSLLIAAAVVDAEHRVIPPLIPFTGLVVGVAGAALIGWPWPHPAGAAAAVGGPKAMPWMLVLDAGPVPIGAQPWPAVGPPPAWAAAGSWKLGLLNSLVGALAGSLVVRVVKRLFETGFGREALGLGDADLLMMAGAFLGWQPVVLSLFVGAFAALLVFKLPTLLLAAVRGTGVDRELPFGPGLAVGVVVTWFGWPWLAPRVQPVLFDLQSMLLIVGVIGVGMLASGLLLRRKAEPAPPEPQPVGK; encoded by the coding sequence ATGGACCAACTTCCGCTCTACGTCTGGTCCGGCGCCGCGCTCGTCCTCGGGCTGATGGTCGGGTCGTTCCTGAACGTGCTGGTGGCCCGCCTTCCCTTCGAAAAGAGCATCATCTGGCCCGGCTCGCGCTGCTTCAGCTGCTACCGCCCCGTCCGAATCTTCGACAACCTCCCGATCATCGGCTACCTCGTGCTCCGCGGCCGCTGCCGGTTCTGCGGGGCGACGTTCTCGTCGCGCTACCTGTGGGTCGAGGTCGGCACCGGGCTGGCGTTCCTGGCGCTGTTCCTGGCGGAGGTGGTGTTCAACTGGTTCAACTTCCCCGGGTTCGGCTTCGACCCGCTGCGGGCGACGATGCCGGCGTGGCCGGCGGTGGCGCTGTTCTGCTACCACGCGACGCTGCTGTCACTCCTGATCGCCGCGGCGGTGGTGGACGCCGAGCACCGCGTCATCCCGCCGCTGATCCCGTTCACCGGGCTGGTGGTCGGCGTGGCCGGGGCGGCGCTCATCGGCTGGCCGTGGCCGCACCCCGCGGGCGCGGCGGCGGCCGTCGGCGGGCCGAAGGCGATGCCGTGGATGCTGGTGCTCGACGCGGGTCCGGTGCCGATCGGGGCGCAGCCGTGGCCCGCGGTCGGCCCGCCGCCGGCGTGGGCCGCGGCCGGGTCGTGGAAGCTCGGCCTGCTGAACTCGCTGGTCGGGGCGCTGGCCGGGTCGCTGGTGGTGCGCGTCGTGAAGCGGCTGTTCGAGACCGGCTTCGGCCGGGAGGCGCTGGGGCTCGGGGACGCCGACCTGCTGATGATGGCCGGGGCGTTCCTCGGCTGGCAGCCGGTGGTGCTGTCGCTGTTCGTGGGGGCGTTCGCGGCACTGCTGGTCTTCAAGCTGCCGACGCTGCTCCTGGCCGCCGTCCGGGGCACCGGCGTGGACCGCGAGTTGCCGTTCGGCCCCGGCCTGGCCGTCGGCGTGGTGGTGACGTGGTTCGGGTGGCCGTGGTTGGCGCCGCGGGTGCAGCCGGTGCTGTTCGACCTGCAATCCATGCTGTTGATCGTGGGCGTGATCGGCGTCGGGATGCTGGCGTCGGGCCTGCTCCTGCGGCGCAAGGCCGAGCCGGCCCCGCCCGAGCCGCAGCCGGTGGGGAAGTAA
- the hisH gene encoding imidazole glycerol phosphate synthase subunit HisH: MAADVVIVDYGMANLRSVQKAFERVGAAAEVTPDPDRVAAARKVVLPGVGAFRDAIARLRETGLAEVLSDHVRADRPFLGICLGYELLFSRSFEDGVFPGLDLFPGDVVRFPEVRGLKVPHMGWNTLRPTRPGCPLLAGLPADPAVYFVHSYYPVPADPTLTAAETDYPTPFASAVWRGNVFGTQFHPEKSQDVGLAMLRNFARL, encoded by the coding sequence ATGGCCGCCGACGTCGTGATCGTCGATTACGGGATGGCGAACCTGCGGAGCGTCCAGAAGGCGTTCGAGCGGGTCGGCGCCGCCGCGGAAGTCACGCCCGACCCGGACCGCGTCGCGGCGGCGCGGAAGGTGGTGCTGCCCGGAGTGGGGGCGTTCCGCGACGCCATCGCCCGGCTCCGCGAGACCGGCCTCGCCGAGGTGCTGTCCGACCACGTCCGCGCCGACCGGCCGTTCCTCGGCATCTGCCTGGGCTACGAGCTGCTGTTCAGCCGCAGTTTCGAGGACGGCGTGTTCCCGGGCCTGGACCTGTTCCCCGGCGACGTGGTGCGGTTCCCCGAGGTGCGCGGCCTGAAGGTGCCGCACATGGGGTGGAACACGCTTCGGCCCACGCGGCCCGGGTGCCCGCTGCTGGCGGGGCTGCCGGCGGACCCGGCGGTGTACTTCGTCCACTCGTACTACCCGGTGCCGGCCGACCCGACGCTGACCGCGGCCGAGACCGACTACCCGACCCCGTTCGCGTCGGCGGTGTGGCGCGGCAACGTGTTCGGCACGCAATTCCACCCGGAGAAGAGCCAGGACGTGGGGCTCGCGATGCTGCGGAACTTCGCCCGGCTGTAA